The stretch of DNA TTCAAGAGAGTTTTTCCCATTCATGTATTTGAGCAATTTGTAGAAAACAGCTGTAAGTTCGGGAGATAGTTTGCACTCTTCGTATATAATCTTGTTTATCCATCGACGTTCCAACGTTGTTGCTCTCCCAGGATCAAGGATGATTGTGTCATCCCCCTGAACTAGTGTTACTATAGGAGTCCCGTCTATATGTTCATGTAGACCGTCCAAGCGGGGTTTAGATGCATACTCATCGTCCTCTGGTTTATCCAGGTCTTTGGAATCACTAACTTGCTTTGAAGTGTTATCGGTTGGCATAATTGGAGCTTCGGTCTTTGATGAATTTGCAGTCGCTACGGTCACAGATCCATTCTTctgctttttctttttctttgccAAGTTCTCATTCTCGATATCTTCCTCCACcttaatttttattttgcgGGAAATTTTTAGCCAAATGAAAGTCTGAAGCTGGGTTACGTAGCCGTGTTTGATCAACCAACCTAATGCTTGCAAATACCTATCACGATGGTCTTTAGAAGGTATCACTGTTGCAAACTGTTGAGGCTTTCTGGACTGTGGAGATAACAACTTGAGAAAGTGGGGTAAAGACGGCAACGTTGGGAATCGGCGATTAAAAAATGAGATATCGTCGTACAACTTTATAGTGATGGGAGCCATTGGAGACACAATGTAGACAGACCTCGATGACAACGGTAGTATCACACGGGCACGTCTCCAATAAATGAGGTGAAAGGCAAAGTCTTTGATTTGGGAGATATCGAGCTTGCTATTTCTTGCTGATAGTTTCAACAACGATTCAGTGGGCTCGATCATTCGAATGAACTTCGCTAATGTTGAGTCAGTCTCAGTCTTCATATCTTTGATGATTGATTCTGGGTCGTCCAATAATAGTAGAGcgaaataaacaataatcTTTTCTGCCGAGTTTTCCTCGTCTTGTACTGAATTGAACGCATGGCCGTATCTGGATGTTTCTCCTACGTTGATAAAGCTTGTGTCTCCAAGTAGCTCCACTGTAGACGACAAATATGAAGCTGGGAGAAAGGGAACAGACGGATCAGGTAGGGAATGGAACTCAGTTTTGATTGGTATTTGAAATGAGCGCAACTTCCCATTTATGGAGAGATTGGCAATGGTCGACGTGCTGATCCCTTCAAAACAATCACGTATCACTCTGGACAATGACGATTTTTCGGTCAACAATGACTCGTTTCCTTCAAGCAGTTCTCGTAGCGCCAAAATGTTCTTCACCTGTTGGGACACATAATCATGCTTTTGCTGTTCATAACGCAACACAAGCGACAACCTTGATATTACATAATGGAACATTTCATCTACTCTATAGTTGCTTTCAATAACTGGTGGGTTCATCACAAATACCAAGTGAAACATGTTTAAGCTGTTTTTGGCAGTGTgtgtttcttcttcatcgtGCTCGTTGTTGTGGCCAATGCTACGCCACTGTCCATTGTCCAGTCTGTGAACGGGTAGTCCCAAAAATAGCTTGTCTTGAATAGTCATTTCAAAACGAGTATTGCACATTTGTTTGGGTGGTGCCAACATTTCACATATGTAGGCTGCATCTGTTCCAAATATTTCTCCCTGTATTGAGCTTTCTGGCGGTGATGTCGTTGACAGACTAGCCATGGTGCTTGACTTTGATATTGTCTTTGTTAGGCCATGTTTTTCCTTTGTATGTTTCTCTTCTGATGGTGATGTGGTTGTGATTTTCCTTCTCCGGGAGTCTTGTTCATCTAAAAACTTTAGAAGGTCTGACTTGGTGCCCATGTAGTAATCGATATGTTTCGAGTCCCAGTTTCGTGAGTTAACCCCATACATTTCGTTTTCATTTACTTCGTTTTCATCCTCACTCTCCTCGTGGTCATATAATTCATCGTCTTCATTGTCATCCAATGCATACTTCGATTCGTCTCTAGATGGGTCATTGgataaatcaaatggatatttatatattaattgCGGTCCACTATGGGTTGATATGACTAGTAGTATACCTATTAGACTGGGATTTGGTAGATTCAAACTCATTGAGGAAAGAAAAgacaaacaaaaagtaaaaaaaaaaagaacaaaaaaaaaagcattACTCGCTACTTTATcgatttatttttctattAAAACTACACACCTCTAAATCTTGTGTTTAACATCTTTGTTTGccaattgaacaaatctTGTTTGTGGAACACCTTCTAACCATTTACCCAAACCTCTCATGACTTCTTGTGAGTTGGCGTGGTTTATGTATTGATCTCTGTTCAACTTTAACAATTGCTTgttttgaagaattgaatctTCGTGCAAGTTTTCAAATGCATCGGTCACTTCCTTGTACACCTGTTGGTTGAATTCTTCTGTGGACTTGAACTTACCGTCGTAGT from Candida albicans SC5314 chromosome R, complete sequence encodes:
- a CDS encoding uncharacterized protein (Ortholog(s) have role in meiotic nuclear division, negative regulation of TOR signaling, negative regulation of small GTPase mediated signal transduction and positive regulation of autophagy, more) gives rise to the protein MSLNLPNPSLIGILLVISTHSGPQLIYKYPFDLSNDPSRDESKYALDDNEDDELYDHEESEDENEVNENEMYGVNSRNWDSKHIDYYMGTKSDLLKFLDEQDSRRRKITTTSPSEEKHTKEKHGLTKTISKSSTMASSSTTSPPESSIQGEIFGTDAAYICEMLAPPKQMCNTRFEMTIQDKLFLGLPVHRSDNGQWRSIGHNNEHDEEETHTAKNSLNMFHLVFVMNPPVIESNYRVDEMFHYVISRLSLVLRYEQQKHDYVSQQVKNILALRESLEGNESLLTEKSSLSRVIRDCFEGISTSTIANLSINGKLRSFQIPIKTEFHSLPDPSVPFLPASYLSSTVELLGDTSFINVGETSRYGHAFNSVQDEENSAEKIIVYFALLLLDDPESIIKDMKTETDSTLAKFIRMIEPTESLLKLSARNSKLDISQIKDFAFHLIYWRRARVILPLSSRSVYIVSPMAPITIKLYDDISFFNRRFPTLPSLPHFLKLLSPQSRKPQQFATVIPSKDHRDRYLQALGWLIKHGYVTQLQTFIWLKISRKIKIKVEEDIENENLAKKKKKQKNGSVTVATANSSKTEAPIMPTDNTSKQVSDSKDSDKPEDDEYASKPRLDGLHEHIDGTPIVTLVQGDDTIILDPGRATTLERRWINKIIYEECKLSPELTAVFYKLLKYMNGKNSLELLLLKENISRSELRKLLLSIEEHIISVRHW